Proteins found in one Aspergillus puulaauensis MK2 DNA, chromosome 8, nearly complete sequence genomic segment:
- a CDS encoding putative MFS transporter (COG:G;~EggNog:ENOG410PMGQ;~InterPro:IPR020846,IPR011701,IPR036259;~PFAM:PF07690;~TransMembrane:12 (i45-67o87-108i115-133o139-159i171-194o200-220i256-280o300-320i341-362o374-391i412-430o436-460i);~go_function: GO:0022857 - transmembrane transporter activity [Evidence IEA];~go_process: GO:0055085 - transmembrane transport [Evidence IEA]), whose translation MCADPEKTAVESSAPSPGATTPPLQKTLTHPHSPGFDLPTWRKSIILFVVSWMTLAVTFSSTSLLPATPEIAEEFDTTAETLNITNAGVLLAMGFSTLLWGPLTILLGRRVSYNIAVAVLVGCSVGTAGSRSMGMFTAFRVLGGFTGTSFMVSGQTVLADIFEPEVRGTAVGFFMLGSVTGPAIGPCIGGVIVTFASWRYIYWLQTAMAGFGLVLSLIFVPEVQQETDSSGIEKEKKKITLGYVLRVSNPARVFRLWLYPNILFSFITCGLLATYLYALLSSARTIFNPRFNLTSALVSGLFYLAPGAGFLVGSVLGGRLSDKTVRKFIARRGFRLPQDRLNSGLFMLFLMLPGATLVYAWTLQQEKGGMPVPIIAGFVGGVGLMGSFNGLNTYAAEALPSHRAEVISGKYIIQYIFSAGASALVVPLINKIGVGWTFTISAFFTLTGAVLVVIIARWGIEMQRWMERRVPIQKSYS comes from the exons ATGTGTGCAGACCCTGAAAAGACCGCCGTTGAGTCCTCGGCCCCGTCGCCCGGAGCCACCACCCCGCCTCTCCAGAAAACACTAACACACCCACACTCGCCAGGCTTCGACCTGCCCACATGGCGCAAGTCGATCATCCTCTTTGTCGTTTCATGGATGACCCTCGCCGTCACATTCTCCAGCACCTCACTGCTCCCCGCTACGCCCGAAATCGCAGAAGAGTTCGATACCACCGCTGAGACGCTGAACATCACCAATGCCGGCGTCTTGCTCGCAATGGGGTTCTCGACGCTCCTTTGGGGACCCCTTACTATCCTtttggggaggagggtgagcTACAATATTGCTGttgcggtgctggtgggctGCAGTGTGGGGACTGCGGGGAGCAGAAGTATGGGCATGTTCACGGCGTTTCGGGTCCTTGGGGGTTTTACGGGCACGAGTTTCATGGTTAGTGGGCAGACGGTGCTTGCGGATATTTTTGAGCcg GAGGTGCGAGGGACGGCCGTGGGGTTCTTCATGCTGGGCTCTGTGACAGGGCCTGCAATTG GCCCCTGCATCGGCGGTGTAATCGTCACCTTCGCCAGCTGGCGGTACATCTACTGGCTCCAAACAGCCATGGCCGGATTCGGACTTGTGCTCTCCCTAATTTTTGTTCCAGAGGTCCAACAAGAGACCGACAGCTCTGGtatcgagaaggagaagaagaaaattaCCCTGGGATACGTCCTGCGAGTATCCAACCCAGCCCGCGTCTTCAGGCTCTGGTTGTACCCGAATATCCTCTTCTCG TTCATAACCTGTGGCCTCCTGGCCACATACCTCTacgccctcctctcctccgcccgTACAATCTTCAACCCGCGCTTCAACCTAACCTCCGCGCTCGTAAGCGGCCTCTTCTATCTCGCCCCTGGCGCCGGCTTCCTAGTCGGCAGCGTACTGGGCGGCCGTCTATCAGACAAAACAGTCCGCAAATTCATAGCGCGCCGTGGGTTCCGACTCCCACAGGACCGATTGAACAGTGGGCTAttcatgctcttcctcatgCTCCCCGGGGCAACGCTCGTCTATGCCTGGACgctgcagcaggagaaggggGGTATGCCAGTGCCGATTATTGCGGGATTTGTAGGTGGGGTTGGCTTGATGGGGAGCTTCAATGGATTGAATACTTATGCTGCTG AAgccctcccctcccaccgCGCAGAGGTCATAAGTGGGAAATATATCATCCAGTATATATTCTCCGCGGGTGCGAGTGCGCTGGTTGTCCCACTGATTAACAAGATTGGTGTTGGGTGGACGTTTACAATCT CGGCGTTTTTTACGCTTACTGGGGCCGTGCTGGTTGTTATTATTGCCCGGTGGGGAATCGAGATGCAgcggtggatggagaggagggtcCCCATTCAGAAGTCGTACTCCTAA
- the GAS1_3 gene encoding glycoside hydrolase family 72 protein (CAZy:CBM43;~CAZy:GH72;~COG:S;~EggNog:ENOG410PFK7;~InterPro:IPR012946,IPR017853,IPR004886;~PFAM:PF07983,PF03198;~SECRETED:SignalP(1-18);~TransMembrane:1 (n3-13c18/19o520-538i)), whose translation MKFSLAIAGASLAGSALAAKLPEVVTKGNKFFNSDSGDEFFIRGVAYQQEYASNGSTTSNSHYTDPISDDSNCERDIPYLKKLNTNVIRTYAVDPSKSHDRCMGLLADAGIYLITDLSSPGDSINRADPSWNVDLYNRYTSVVDAFANYTNVIGFFAGNEVANNKTTTNSIAFVKAAVRDMKAYIKNNHRESLAVGYATDDNADLREDMKDYLICGDEQSRIDMFGYNIYEWCGDSSFQKSGYKARTEEFSDYPVPAFFSEYGCIDPKPRKFSDVPTLFGPQMNDVWSGGIVYMYFQEVNDYGLVSVDGDKVKTKDDFSYLSSQMQKVTATGVKSGSYTPKNTAVPKCPATDKDWEASSKLPPSPNANLCSCMEKTLTCKVKDDVEEKEFGEIFGYICGLEKGKYCAGQQADAIKGKYGAYSVCSTKQQLSFVMSQYYNSQNSDDACDFDGRAETVDSSKASGNCKDLLDQAGNDGTGDVDTPEGGVGGDAGDGSSSSSETSDGAAGFGPRPSAVYVGNWQLGAYIMTSVVAGLGMILL comes from the exons ATGAAATTCTCTCTTGCCATTGCTGGCGCGTCCCTCGCCGGCAGCGCCCTGGCGGCCAAGTTGCCCGAGGTCGTTACAAAG GGCAACAAATTCTTCAACTCCGACAGCGGTGACGAGTTCTTCATTCGTGGTGTTGCCTACCAACAGGAGTACGCCTCCAACGGCTCAACCACAAGCAACTCACACTACACTGACCCCATCTCCGATGACTCGAACTGCGAGCGCGATATCCCCTACCTGAAGAAACTGAACACCAATGTCATCCGAACCTATGCGGTGGACCCTTCTAAGAGCCACGACCGTTGCATGGGTCTGCTGGCAGACGCCGGCATCTACCTGATCACTGATCTTTCCTCTCCCGGCGACTCGATCAACCGGGCCGACCCCAGCTGGAATGTTGACCTTTACAACCGCTACACCAGTGTGGTTGACGCCTTTGCCAACTACACTAATGTTATCGGCTTCTTCGCTGGCAATGAGGTCgcaaacaacaaaaccaccaccaactcgATCGCGTTCGTCAAGGCAGCCGTGCGTGATATGAAGGCTTACATCAAGAACAACCACCGTGAATCTCTGGCTGTTGGTTACGCCACCGATGACAATGCCGATCTCCGTGAAGACATGAAGGACTACCTGATCTGTGGTGATGAGCAGAGCCGTATTGACATGTTCGGATACAACATCTACGAATGGTGTGGTGACTCGAGCTTCCAGAAGTCCGGATACAAAGCACGCACTGAGGAATTCTCCGACTACCCTGTTCCTGCTTTCTTCTCCGAATATGGCTGCATCGACCCTAAGCCCCGCAAGTTCAGCGATGTGCCCACCTTGTTCGGCCCTCAGATGAACGACGTGTGGAGCGGTGGTATTGTGTACATGTACTTCCAGGAGGTCAACGACTATGGTCTGGTCAGCGTTGACGGCGACAAGGTCAAGACCAAGGATGACTTCTCTTACCTCTCTTCTCAGATGCAGAAGGTTACCGCTACCGGTGTCAAGAGCGGTTCCTACACCCCTAAGAACACTGCCGTCCCCAAGTGCCCCGCTACCGACAAGGACTGGGAGGCCAGCTCCAAgcttcctccttcccctAACGCCAACCTTTGCTCATGCATGGAGAAGACTCTGACCTGCAAGGTGAAggatgatgtcgaggagaaggagtttGGTGAGATCTTTGGCTACATTTGCGGTCTTGAGAAGGGCAAGTACTGCGCTGGTCAACAGGCCGACGCCATCAAGGGCAAGTACGGAGCCTACAGCGTCTGCAGCACCAAGCAGCAGCTTTCCTTCGTTATGAGCCAGTACTACAACTCGCAGAACAGCGACGATGCTTGCGACTTTGATGGCCGCGCTGAAACCGTGGATTCATCCAAGGCCAGCGGCAACTGCAAGGACTTGCTTGACCAGGCCGGCAACGATGGTACTGGCGATGTCGACACCCCCGAGGGCGGTGTTGGAGGCGACGCTGGCGatggctcttcttcgtccagTGAGACCTCTGACGGCGCTGCCGGATTTGGCCCCAGGCCGTCGGCTGTGTATGTTGGTAACTGGCAATTGGGTGCCTACATCATGACCAGCGTTGTTGCTGGACTTGGTATGATTCTGCTCTAG
- a CDS encoding hydrogen/calcium exchanger domain-containing protein (COG:P;~EggNog:ENOG410PIFK;~InterPro:IPR004798,IPR004837;~PFAM:PF01699;~TransMembrane:11 (i163-184o190-210i222-244o250-274i286-311o323-341i405-427o447-466i473-498o510-527i534-554o);~go_component: GO:0016021 - integral component of membrane [Evidence IEA];~go_function: GO:0015369 - calcium:proton antiporter activity [Evidence IEA];~go_process: GO:0006816 - calcium ion transport [Evidence IEA];~go_process: GO:0055085 - transmembrane transport [Evidence IEA]) encodes MHRYKSAARNLAWYDQDGEPTIHNPFKKFRRSPRRSNSIQLESRLAPTRTADAASPAEERRRNRELREGLGDPIHPDTYPPPTGMTADSRPRTDSMDKPDPSMNSSAPINVTPRGHDGIESNGKPRKRRFLGIGNRSDGDDREIPEEEPDKQRFTAVGQFKATVLNSWINILLVAAPVGIALNYVKVDPVAVFVVNFIAIIPLAAMLSFATEEIALRTGETIGGLLNATFGNAVELIVAIIALVDNEVLIVQTSLIGSMLSNLLLVLGMCFFFGGLNRLEQHFNPVVAQTAASLLSLAVGSLIIPTAFHAWSGVDDETKVVPLSRGTSVIMLIIYGCYLYFQLKSHTEIYNAPSQKAEKIRQKVSEGDASRGIAQIGHMSAALAGSNKPSFQNPDDVEEEPQLHIWVAILTLAISTAFVALCAEYMVNSIDALTERGGISKTFVGLILLPIVGNAAEHATAVTVAIKDKMDLAIGVAVGSSMQIALLVLPLIVVIGWIKGNDDMTLYFDAFQVILLFVSVLLVNYLIGDGKSHWLEGVLLMMMYVIISVAAWFYPSTTTPVSSGA; translated from the exons ATGC ATCGGTACAAAAGTGCAGCCAGGAATCTGGCATGGTATGACCAGGATGGAGAACCCACGATACACAATCCCTTCAAGAAGTTTCGGAGAAGCCCCCGACGGTCAAATTCGATCCAACTTGAGAGCCGTTTAGCACCAACTCGCACTGCTGATGCAGCGAGCCCTGCGGAGGAACGGCGACGCAACAGGGAATTACGCGAAGGGCTAGGagatcccatccatccagaTACATacccaccaccaacaggGATGACAGCAGATTCTAGACCTCGAACCGACAGTATGGACAAGCCCGATCCGTCAATGAACAGCAGTGCGCCGATCAACGTTACACCCCGTGGCCACGACGGCATCGAATCAAACGGGAAGCCCCGCAAGCGAAGATTCCTGGGAATTGGAAATCGTTCGGACGGGGATGATAGAGAAAttccggaagaagagccggaTAAACAGAGATTCACCGCAGTGGGACAATTCAAGGCGACTGTCTTGAATTCATGGATCAATATCCTTCTTGTCGCTGCTCCGGTTGGAA TTGCGCTAAACTATGTCAAGGTCGACCCAGTGGCTGTTTTCGTGGTCAACTTTATTGCCATCAT CCCGTTAGCTGCCATGCTGAGTTTTGCgacggaggagattgcaCTACG TACCGGAGAGACCATTGGCGGTCTACTCAATGCGACTTTTGG AAATGCCGTCGAGTTAATTGTCGCCATCATTGCCTTGGTCGATAATGAAGTGCTTATTGTGCAGACATCTCTAATCGGCAGTATGCTGTCAAACCTTCTCTTAGTCTTGGGCATGTGCTTTTTCTTCGGTGGTCTCAACCGCCTAGAGCAACACTTCAACCCAGTGGTTGCGCAAACGGCAGCTAGTCTTCTTTCTCTGGCTGTAGGGAGTTTAATCATTCCCACGGCATTCCACGCCTGGTCTGGAGTAGACGATGAAACAAAAGTCGTACCACTTTCTAGAG GTACCAGTGTGATCATGCTAATCATCTACGGATGCTACCTCTACTTCCAGCTCAAGTCACACACGGAGATCTACAACGCCCCAAGCcagaaggccgagaagatACGACAGAAAGTGTCAGAGGGTGATGCCAGTCGAGGCATCGCCCAGATCGGTCATATGTcggcggcgctggcgggTTCGAACAAGCCGTCGTTCCAGAACCCCGATGACGTGGAGGAGGAACCCCAGCTTCATATTTGGGTTGCTATTTTAACACTGGCCATCTCCACGGCGTTTGTCGCATTGTGTGCTGAATACATG GTGAACTCAATCGACGCGCTGACCGAACGTGGTGGCATCTCAAAAACCTTTGTCGGATTGATTTTGCTCCCGATTGTAGGCAATGCGGCCGAGCACGCCACAGCAGTAACGGTGGCGATCAAGGATAAAATGGATTTGGCCATTGGAGTTGCAGTGGGATCTAGTATGCAGATTGCACTGTTAGTGCTTCCGCTCATTGTCGTTATCGGCTGGATTAAGG GAAATGATGATATG ACACTATACTTTGATGCATTCCAAGTGATCCTGCTCTTTGTATCCGTACTCTTG GTAAACTACCTCATCGGGGACGGCAAATCGCATTGGCTCGAAGGCGTcctgttgatgatgatgtacGTGATTATCTCTGTAGCCGCCTG GTTCTATCCGAGCACTACAACGCCAGTATCCTCAGGTGCATGA
- a CDS encoding transcription factor domain-containing protein (COG:K;~EggNog:ENOG410PQ7B;~InterPro:IPR036864,IPR007219,IPR001138;~PFAM:PF00172,PF04082;~go_function: GO:0000981 - DNA-binding transcription factor activity, RNA polymerase II-specific [Evidence IEA];~go_function: GO:0003677 - DNA binding [Evidence IEA];~go_function: GO:0008270 - zinc ion binding [Evidence IEA];~go_process: GO:0006351 - transcription, DNA-templated [Evidence IEA];~go_process: GO:0006355 - regulation of transcription, DNA-templated [Evidence IEA]) has translation MNRRRHSRTADPPDESLKRRKIVACERCHSHKIKCSGGQPCTKCRLVGCADECQYPSRDRQVKVSESYLEQILTENQRLKEQSASSANTPEAGHPEPEQPRPPGGAPDEGSTSIRNPIIGERAWFHAYDPSAPPIFVGEAACTAFATRLRQFLSGTNTTAHIRRTQYVKEENIAQANAGDIQWPSLQQARLLVKIAIRQISCVYHVLLRKPTLDKLEEIYRTGDFQCTVNQCKFFALFAFGEAYSMRSEPSSGSRVPGTSYFARSLSLVQVLPERTSITHLETLLLLSLFSYYLNRRHSAYVLIGSAMRLGLCIGLNHNIPESQLIDPVERQHRVRIWWTIYIFDRMWASKMGLPSQILDDDIHLDMPSRIEPKQVYEEQFTDAEYIEANINLARIVGETTAKVYSRRKYNETFMQRVQKLLKALKNWVDTLPKHLRLNVDDPETNTKHITSIHLAFNQCVILTTRPTLLHLLKLNETNNPRDNTNPNSNENLNANSEKESVSQPLLTLGEACIHAARHSHSLILTKWINGSLPVFGYFHAHYLFSASLVLAMSSFVPIGSPTDLGAFETGLEVLASMSENGNLSASEFYHNLKHVKQCLDTYRAERRGNNARRRVAATVPPGLSGSNQLPFGTSVPLAAPPTALMGSSPGQTQGPVHAPVDGLMNRYTTQSNPNPGQGPKISQGQQQEDPPARDLAGGFTTAMAFMEPTMQDFLAQSDLDLGLLYPVETFMDDTENLYSGHEFT, from the exons ATGAATCGCAGAAGGCATAGTAGAACTGCCGATCCCCCAGATGAATCGTTGAAGCGGAGGAAGATCGTCGC TTGCGAAAGATGCCATTCCCATAAAATCAAGTGTTCAGGCGGTCAGCCTTGCACCAAATGTCGGCTTGTTGGCTGTGCGGACGAGTGTCAATACCCCTCACGAGACCGCCAGGTTAAAGTCAGCGAGAG CTATCTAGAGCAGATCCTGACAGAGAATCAGCGCTTGAAGGAGCAATCGGCATCCTCGGCCAACACCCCCGAGGCAGGCCATCCCGAACCGGAGCAGCCACGACCCCCAGGCGGCGCGCCGGATGAGGGCAGTACTAGTATTCGGAATCCTATAATCGGCGAGCGGGCATGGTTTCATGCCTACGATCCCTCAGCGCCGCCTATTTTCGTTGGCGAGGCGGCTTGCACCGCATTCGCAACTCGCCTGCGCCAGTTCCTGTCAGGCACCAATACCACGGCGCATATACGGCGCACGCAGTATGTCAAGGAAGAGAATATTGCGCAAGCCAATGCGGGCGACATTCAATGGCCGAGTCTCCAACAGGCGCGGTTGCTGGTCAAGATCGCCATTCGACAGATCAGCTGTGTTTATCATGTGCTGCTCCGGAAGCCGACATTGGACaagttggaggagatatACCGGACAGGCGATTTCCAGTGCACCGTTAATCAATGCAAGTTCTTTGCCCTGTTTGCGTTTGGAGAGGCGTATTCCATGCGCAGTGAGCCATCTTCTGGTTCTAGGGTTCCGGGTACCTCGTATTTTGCACGTTCTTTGAGCTTGGTGCAGGTGCTGCCGGAGAGGACGAGTATCACGCATCTCGAAACTTTATTACTCCTG TCGTTATTTTCTTACTATCTGAATCGTCGACACTCGGCCTATGTTTTAATCGGGAGCGCCATGCGCTTGGGCTTGTGCATTGGACTAAACCACAACATCCCCGAGTCTCAACTCATTGACCCGGTCGAGCGTCAACACCGAGTGCGTATCTGGTGgacgatatatatattcgaCCGCATGTGGGCATCAAAGATGGGCCTGCCATCGCAGATATTAGACGACGATATTCATCTCGACATGCCATCGAGAATTGAGCCCAAACAAGTATACGAAGAGCAGTTCACTGATGCCGAGTATATCGAAGCCAATATAAACCTTGCTCGGATAGTTGGCGAGACAACAGCTAAAGTATACAGCCGGCGCAAGTACAATGAGACATTCATGCAGCGCGTCCAGAAGTTATTGAAGGCGCTGAAGAACTGGGTTGACACCCTGCCCAAGCATCTTCGTCTCAATGTTGATGATCCCGAAACGAATACCAAACACATCACGTCAATACATCTTGCATTCAACCAG TGCGTCATCCTCACCACACGCCcaaccctcctccatctcctcaaactcaacgAAACCAACAACCCTCGCGACAACACAAACCCGAACTCAAACGAAAATTTGAATGCAAATTCAGAAAAAGAGTCCGTCTCGCAACCCCTCCTTACCCTAGGAGAAGCCTGCATTCATGCCGCGCGGCACTCACACTCCCTCATCCTCACAAAATGGATCAACGGCTCCCTCCCCGTCTTCGGCTACTTCCACGCCCACTATCTCTTTTCCGCCTCATTAGTCCTTGCTATGTCATCCTTTGTCCCAATAGGAAGTCCCACCGACCTCGGGGCTTTCGAAACAGGCCTCGAGGTGCTGGCTTCTATGAGCGAAAACGGTAACCTTTCTGCATCCGAGTTTTACCATAACCTTAAACATGTCAAGCAGTGTCTTGATACTTACCGTGCTGAGCGGAGGGGGAATAATGCTAGGCGGAGAGTCGCCGCTACTGTTCCTCCTGGGCTAAGTGGTAGCAATCAGTTACCATTCGGAACTTCTGTGCCACTAGCCGCACCCCCAACGGCGCTGATGGGCTCGAGCCCGGGACAGACTCAGGGTCCAGTCCACGCACCAGTAGACGGTCTTATGAACCGGTACACCACTCAATCCAACCCCAATCCTGGACAAGGACCCAAAATCAGCCAAGGACAGCAACAGGAAGATCCACCCGCCAGAGACCTAGCGGGAGGATTCACAACCGCAATGGCGTTCATGGAGCCCACGATGCAAGACTTTCTTGCCCAGTCGGATCTAGATCTGGGCTTGTTGTACCCCGTTGAGACGTTCATGGATGATACGGAGAATTTATATTCGGGGCATGAGTTTACATAA